From a region of the Arachis ipaensis cultivar K30076 chromosome B09, Araip1.1, whole genome shotgun sequence genome:
- the LOC107616673 gene encoding UPF0481 protein At3g47200-like, whose translation MESEEEGYAPSWIIERLQKAEESRAKLAGDASNVSNSRIRRTPEYLAERAEFRRYYFPQLIAIGPVHLDRRINHLQGEPFKEAWTTMYLTDTNQSVNDLYNTIFRESELLKEIRQLHGEDMWQRMSYYYSGYGTDTYEFIRWLLVVDGCSILHLLEKSGDSVDPQRDLNISVDKLVRMYQDLLIMDNQIPFKVLRLFCKDEARLEKCLRNFLQVHGIKTAPELGKGKKNTQEAAQELKLVVQGDDEDPVHLLDYLRRALLMRDLDTIHKEIPAAEMKNKRRSLHLTKYRIGSIRELKAAGISLRRHSDGNSIYPSFEAGILHLPELVVDGTTPHIFLNLVAYEMSHSDNDFEISSYLVFLSSLVDQPEDVKELRMAGILINELASDKEVSDLFNKMDIILVPETPWFANIRDQIHSHFESKRGRIRMLSWMGEASNTFFRSPWTIIALLAATLGLVLTFIQTWFAIHPKAS comes from the coding sequence ATGGAGTCCGAGGAGGAAGGATATGCACCGTCTTGGATAATAGAGCGATTGCAGAAAGCAGAAGAATCGAGGGCGAAATTAGCGGGAGATGCTAGCAATGTTTCAAATTCTAGAATACGAAGAACTCCCGAATACTTGGCTGAAAGGGCCGAGTTTAGAAGATATTATTTTCCACAGCTCATTGCAATTGGTCCGGTTCATCTAGACAGACGAATAAACCATCTCCAAGGAGAGCCATTCAAGGAAGCTTGGACAACCATGTATCTTACGGATACTAATCAATCTGTCAATGATCTATATAACACAATATTCCGTGAATCAGAACTGCTCAAAGAAATAAGGCAGCTGCATGGAGAAGATATGTGGCAACGCATGTCTTATTACTACAGCGGCTATGGGACAGACACGTACGAGTTCATCAGATGGTTATTAGTAGTGGATGGATGTTCTATTCTTCATTTGTTGGAAAAATCAGGAGACTCAGTTGATCCCCAGCGAGATCTAAACATTAGCGTCGACAAGCTTGTACGGATGTACCAGGATCTTCTTATAATGGACAACCAAATTCCTTTTAAAGTGCTGAGGCTCTTCTGCAAAGATGAAGCCAGGCTTGAGAAATGCCTCCGCAACTTCCTTCAAGTTCATGGTATTAAGACGGCACCCGAGCTCGGAAAGGGAAAGAAGAACACACAAGAAGCAGCACAAGAACTCAAACTAGTTGTCCAGGGAGATGATGAGGATCCTGTCCATCTTCTAGATTATCTACGGAGGGCCCTCTTGATGAGAGACCTCGACACAATCCATAAAGAGATTCCGGCGGCCGAGATGAAGAACAAGAGGAGATCCTTGCACCTTACAAAGTACAGGATTGGAAGCATACGAGAACTGAAGGCAGCTGGGATTAGTTTGAGAAGACATTCGGATGGAAACTCAATCTATCCCAGCTTTGAAGCTGGGATATTACATCTTCCAGAGCTAGTTGTGGATGGCACAACGCCTCATATATTCCTCAACCTAGTAGCCTATGAGATGAGTCATTCTGACAACGACTTTGAGATCAGTTCATATTTAGTCTTTCTGAGCTCTCTCGTTGACCAGCCGGAGGATGTGAAGGAGCTGAGAATGGCTGGCATACTTATCAATGAACTTGCAAGTGACAAAGAAGTGTCTGATCTGTTCAATAAGATGGACATTATTTTGGTGCCTGAGACACCGTGGTTTGCTAATATCAGAGACCAAATCCATTCACATTTTGAGTCCAAACGAGGCAGGATCAGAATGCTGTCTTGGATGGGAGAGGCCTCTAACACGTTTTTTCGCTCGCCATGGACCATCATTGCTTTGTTGGCTGCCACACTTGGCCTTGTTCTCACATTCATCCAGACATGGTTTGCCATCCATCCGAAAGCTTCCTAA
- the LOC107619335 gene encoding uncharacterized protein LOC107619335 — protein sequence MEVLDKSWIKRPRNSLEYAQGVSRFIEFAFAHHSADGTIICPCNACAFKKWLTRDEVYDHLICTQFPIGYTFWFYHGERSIGETSNVSSSIFSDVQQNSMADEQHPMVEVDSIRNLISEGLGVGGNIRNGSPVIADEVIDGVAQGSMPSESHETLEAKGFSELIKDGEEPLYEGCTRYSKLSFLLKLFHIKSLCGMTDKSMKMILELLSDAFQYARIPSSFYEAKKIISKLSLDCTKIHACPNNCMLYWGEDENRETCKVCNRSRWKTYKKKGPAEPSSVIGNKKKKHPAKVLRYFPLKSRLKRLFYSSKTAADMRWHATTENKDNAMRHPRDSEAWKRFDLEHSNFASDPRNVRLALATDGFNPHGTLSANHSIWPVILIPYNTPPWTCMKSTSFIISMIIPGKKMPGNNIDVYLQPLIKELKELWVEGCDAYDALTQEVFKLHAALLWTISDFPGLGTLSGWNTYTGLACPSCNFDNIPHRLNHSKKYCFMGHRRFLDQRHKFRLNTVQFNGRQETRLPPRKLSGSEILSQVENINVTFGRREEIGRSGKRLRTGGTVEGGGTQQWKKKSIFFELPYWKSNLLRHNLDMMHIEKNVCDNVLYTLLNDSLKSKDHINARRDLQEMGIKPDLWPRENGKCPPTIYTLNNLGKKRFLTTLKNVTVPDGYASNISRCIDLESLKLSGMLKSHDCHILMEQLLPLAMQTGLPDEVSAVLIEMCSFFRQLCGKALSAPCLEKLQDQIILTLCHMEILFPPSFFTVMVHLMVHLVEEAKLGGPTHYRWMYPIERYLGHLKSYVRNKAQPEGSIAQGYLMEEILTFCSRYLENIETRWNRPRRVDDEPTHEESNPWLDTLFPEVGKPIGVSSYFTLTAIEKLQAHRHVLTNCSIVDKYLQEFRNIVRKQLRSRTRNTSEIDKKVHREFASWFSTRIVRDLDKIEESKRTVFFSLAKGPIDQARRFSAYNVNGYKFRTVEREKGLKTQNSGIFGTFGTRSYSRNSDPNMRFGAVPYYGKLVDIIELNYDGIFFVTLFKCEWANTTNPRAMKVDKLGFTSINFSRLIHTGEHEDDEPYIKANEAQMVYYVEDEKEKGWSIPIQVKPRDLYDMGNEDEDIIYDNVGYPSQDLGQFFPDNISHIPLARSIIDEESLE from the exons ATGGAAGTTCTGGATAAATCGTGGATTAAGAGACCACGAAATTCTCTTGAGTATGCACAAGGTGTCTCAAGATTTATTGAGTTTGCTTTTGCACATCATTCTGCCGATGGAACAATCATATGTCCATGTAATGCATGTGCTTTTAAGAAGTGGCTAACAAGGGACGAGGTGTATGATCATTTGATTTGTACACAATTTCCAATAGGATATACATTTTGGTTTTATCATGGAGAGCGCTCGATAGGAGAAACTAGCAACGTTTCAAGTAGTATTTTTTCAGATGTACAACAAAATTCTATGGCCGACGAGCAGCATCCTATGGTCGAGGTTGATTCAATTCGAAACTTGATTAGTGAAGGTCTAGGAGTTGGTGGGAACATCAGAAATGGTTCACCCGTAATAGCAGATGAAGTCATTGATGGTGTTGCTCAAGGATCGATGCCTAGTGAATCTCATGAAACTCTTGAAGCGAAAGGGTTTAGCGAGCTAATTAAGGATGGAGAAGAGCCGTTATATGAAGGGTGTACAAGATACTCAAAGTTATCTTTTCTATTGAAGTTGTTCCATATCAAGTCCCTCTGTGGAATGACCGACAAGTCTATGAAGATGATTTTAGAACTTTTGAGTGACGCATTCCAATACGCGAGAATTCCAAGTTCTTTTTATGAGGCAAAAAAGATCATTTCTAAACTCAGTTTGGATTGCACGAAGATACATGCTTGCCCAAACAATTGTATGTTGTATTGGGGCGAAGATGAGAACAGGGAGACATGTAAGGTCTGTAATAGGTCTAGATGGAAGACATATAAGAAAAAAGGTCCAGCTGAGCCATCGAGTGTTATTGGTAACAAAAAGAAGAAGCATCCGGCAAAAGTTCTTCGTTACTTTCCTTTAAAATCTCGATTGAAAAGATTGTTCTACTCGTCAAAGACTGCTGCTGATATGCGATGGCATGCTACAACTGAGAATAAGGATAACGCAATGAGACATCCAAGAGACTCTGAGGCCTGGAAAAGGTTTGATTTGGAGCACTCCAACTTTGCATCCGATCCACGAAATGTGCGTCTTGCATTAGCTACCGATGGCTTCAATCCACATGGAACGTTGAGTGCGAATCATAGTATTTGGCCTGTCATTCTCATTCCGTATAATACTCCTCCATGGACGTGTATGAAATCGACATCATTCATAATTTCAATGATCATtcctggcaagaaaatgccaggaAACAACATAGATGTTTATTTGCAACCTCTAATAAAAGAGTTAAAGGAGTTATGGGTTGAGGGTTGCGATGCATATGATGCTTTAACACAAGAAGTCTTTAAGTTGCACGCAGCTTTATTGTGGACAATTAGTGACTTTCCTGGGTTAGGAACTCTTTCTGGGTGGAATACATACACAGGACTTGCTTGCCCTTCTTGCAACTTCGATAACATCCCGCATCGTCTCAATCACAGCAAAAAGTATTGTTTTATGGGTCATCGTCGCTTTCTGGATCAGAGACACAAGTTTAGATTAAATACCGTTCAATTTAATGGAAGACAAGAAACAAGGCTTCCACCAAGAAAATTATCTGGCAGTGAAATACTTTCACAAGTTGAGAATATTAATGTCACCTTTGGCCGAAGAGAAGAAATAGGAAGAAGTGGTAAAAGATTACGCACTGGTGGAACTGTTGAAGGAGGTGGTACTCAACAATGGAAAAAGAAGAGCATTTTTTTTGAGTTGCCATATTGGAAGTCTAATTTGCTGCGTCACAATCTCGATATGATGCATATTGAGAAAAATGTATGTGACAACGTACTATATACTTTGTTAAATGATAGTTTGAAGTCAAAAGATCACATAAATGCTCGAAGAGACCTTCAAGAAATGGGTATCAAGCCTGATCTGTGGCCAAGGGAAAATGGAAAGTGTCCTCCAACAATTTATACTCTGAACAATTTGGGTAAGAAGAGATTCTTGACAACTTTGAAAAACGTCACTGTTCCTGATGGTTATGCAAGCAACATATCAAGGTGCATTGATCTAGAGTCTCTTAAGTTGAGTGGGATGCTAAAAAGTCATGATTGTCATATACTTATGGAGCAATTATTACCGTTAGCCATGCAAACAGGTCTGCCTGATGAGGTCTCTGCAGTGCTTATTGAGATGTGTTCATTCTTTAGACAATTATGTGGTAAAGCGTTAAGTGCCCCCTGTTTGGAAAAGTTGCAAGATCAAATTATCCTCACATTATGCCACATGGAAATATTATTCCCTCCTTCATTCTTCACAGTTATGGTTCACTTGATGGTGCACCTTGTAGAAGAAGCTAAACTTGGAGGCCCTACCCATTATAGATGGATGTACCCTATTGAGAG GTATTTAGGACACTTGAAGTCATATGTACGTAACAAAGCACAACCAGAAGGATCCATAGCGCAAGGATACTTAATGGAAGAAATTCTTACCTTTTGCTCCAGATATTTAGAGAACATTGAGACTAGATGGAATCGACCTCGCAGAGTTGATGATGAACCAACCCATGAAGAATCAAATCCTTGGTTAGATACTTTGTTTCCTGAAGTAGGTAAACCAATTGGTGTTTCCTCATATTTCACTTTAACAGCCATCGAGAAGTTACAAGCTCATAGACATGTGTTAACTAATTGCTCCATAGTTGACAAATATCTCCA GGAGTTTAGAAATATTGTACGAAAGCAATTAAGAAGTCGTACAAGGAATACATCAGAGATAGACAAGAAAGTTCATAGAGAGTTTGCAAGTTGGTTCTCTACCCGT ATTGTTCGAGATCTTGATAAAATTGAAGAATCTAAGAGAACGGTATTTTTTAGTCTTGCCAAAGGGCCGATTGACCAAGCAAGAAGATTTTCTGCATATAATGTCAATGGATACAAGTTTAGGACTGTAGAACGTGAAAAAGGTTTAAAAACTCAAAACAGTGGTATTTTTGGGACATTTGGAACAAGAAGTTACTCCCGCAATAGTGATCCCAACATGAGGTTTGGAGCAGTTCCTTATTATGGAAAGTTAGTCGACATCATTGAACTTAATTATGATGGTATATTCTTTGTAACCTTGTTTAAATGTGAATGGGCTAATACCACAAACCCAAGGGCCATGAAAGTAGATAAGTTAGGTTTTACTTCTATCAACTTTAGTAGATTAATACATACCGGTGAGCATGAGGATGATGAGCCATATATTAAGGCTAACGAAGCTCAAATGGTTTATTACGTGGAGGATGAGAAAGAAAAAGGTTGGAGCATACCAATTCAAGTAAAGCCAAGAGACTTATATGATATGGGCAATGAGGATGAAGACATAATTTATGACAATGTGGgttatccatcacaagatttggGACAATTTTTTCCAGATAACATTTCACATATACCATTAGCAAGATCAATTATAGACGAAGAAAGTTTAGAATAA